The Pelodiscus sinensis isolate JC-2024 chromosome 26, ASM4963464v1, whole genome shotgun sequence genome contains a region encoding:
- the DLAT gene encoding dihydrolipoyllysine-residue acetyltransferase component of pyruvate dehydrogenase complex, mitochondrial yields the protein MWRVIARRLAPCAAPRRVPGGAGASPGRGARALSGGSLGPARGRSSLEPGPGPAGLLLPPREPWPRPAPRRWCSLPPHQKVALPSLSPTMQMGTIARWEKKEGEKISEGDLIAEVETDKATVGFESMEECYLAKILVSEGTRDVPIGSVICITVEKPEFIDAFKNFTLDSIASAVPAASVPPPPAAAPPTPAQPSVQAPGSSYPPHMQILLPALSPTMTMGTVQRWEKKVGEKLSEGDLLAEIETDKATIGFEVQEEGYLAKILVSEGTRDVPLGTALCIIVEKESDIPAFADYRETGVADIKPQAPPPTPVAAPPLQPTVPSAPAVSPPGAPVHKGRIIISPVAKKLAAERGIDIAQVKGTGPDGRITKKDIESFVPPKVAPAEATPVPPAVPAAPPTGVFTDVPVSNIRRVIAQRLMQSKQTIPHYYLSIDINMGEILVLRKELNKEVSENIKLSVNDFIIKASALACMKVPEANSSWLDTVIRQNHVVDVSIAVSTPVGLITPIVFNAHIKGLASISKDVASLATKAREGKLQPHEFQGGTFTVSNLGMYGIKNFSAIINPPQACILAVGTSENRLVPANNEKGFDVASMMSVTLSCDHRVVDGAVGAQWLAEFKKLLEKPATMLL from the exons ATGTGGCGCGTGATCGCGCGGCGCCTGGCCCCGTGCGCGGCCCCGCGGCGGGTGcctggcggggcgggagcgagccCGGGCCGGGGGGCCCGCGCCCTGAgcgggggcagcctggggcccgcgcGGGGCCGGAGCAGCCTGGAACCGGGGCCCGGGCCCgcggggctgctgctgccgccgagggagccctggccccgccccgccccccggcggtGGTGCAGCCTCCCGCCCCACCAGAAG GTGGCTTTGCCGTCTCTTTCCCCTACAATGCAGATGGGGACTATCGCTCGGTGggagaagaaggaaggggaaaagatcAGCGAGGGAGATCTGATTGCAGAG GTGGAAACGGACAAAGCGACGGTGGGGTTTGAGAGTATGGAAGAATGTTACTTGGCCAAGATCCTGGTATCAGAAGGGACAAGGGATGTTCCCATTGGGTCTGTAATATGCATCACAGTTGAAAA GCCTGAGTTTATTGATGCCTTTAAGAATTTTACCTTGGATTCCATAGCATCTGCTGTCCCAGCAGCCTCAgtgcctccccctccagcagcagctcccccaacaccagctcagCCTTCTGTGCAGGCTCCAGGAAGCTCTTACCCTCCTCACATGCAG ATTCTTCTCCCGGCTCTCTCGCCTACAATGACGATGGGTACGGTTCAAAGGTGGGAGAAGAAGGTTGGTGAGAAACTGAGTGAAGGAGACTTACTGGCAGAAATTGAAACAGACAAAGCCACGATAG gctTTGAAGTGCAGGAAGAAGGTTACCTGGCAAAAATTCTGGTTTCTGAAGGAACAAGGGATGTGCCCTTAGGAACGGCACTCTGCATCATTGTGGAGAAGGAGTCTGATATTCCAGCATTTGCTGACTATAGGGAGACTGGAGTAGCTGACATCAAACCACAAGCACCACCCCCCACTCCG GTGGCAGCTCCTCCTCTCCAGCCCACTGTCCCTTCAGCTCCAGCAGTCTCCCCACCTGGGGCTCCTGTACATAAAGGAAGAATAATAATTAGCCCCGTGGCGAAGAAATTGGCAGCAGAAAGAGGAATCGACATTGCACAAGTGAAAG GTACTGGACCAGATGGCAGAATCACGAAGAAAGATATTGAGTCATTTGTGCCTCCAAAGGTTGCCCCT GCTGAGGCAACTCCTGTGCCGCCTGCAGTTCCAGCAGCACCTCCTACAGGCGTCTTCACAGATGTCCCCGTTAGTAATATTCGGAGG GTTATCGCTCAGCGTTTGATGCAGTCTAAACAAACAATACCTCACTACTATCTGTCAATTGATATAAACATGGGAGAAATACTGGTGCTCAGAAAAGAACTCAATAAG GAGGTGTCAGAGAACATTAAGCTTTCTGTCAATGACTTCATCATTAAAGCTTCAGCTCTGGCATGTATGAAGGTTCCTGAAGCAAATTCGTCCTGGTTGGACACTGTTATCCGGCA AAATCACGTTGTGGATGTTAGCATTGCAGTGAGTACTCCTGTGGGGCTCATAACTCCCATCGTGTTCAATGCGCACATAAAGGGATTAGCTTCTATTAGTAAAGACGTTGCCTCTTTGGCAACCAAAGCACGAGAAGGGAAACTCCAGCCCCACGAATTCCAG GGAGGCACTTTTACAGTTTCCAATTTAGGAATGTATGGGATTAAGAATTTCTCTGCCATAATCAACCCACCTCAGGCCTGTATTCTGGCAGTTGGTACTTCAGAGAACCGACTGGTGCCAGCAAATAATGAGAAGGG GTTTGATGTGGCCAGCATGATGTCAGTTACTCTTAGTTGTGACCATCGAGTTGTGGATGGAGCAGTTGGAGCCCAGTGGCTTGCTGAGTTCAAAAAGCTCCTTGAAAAACCAGCAACCATGCTGCTATAA
- the PIH1D2 gene encoding PIH1 domain-containing protein 2 isoform X1: MAAPSCPEDMLTQVTQFWNMLDEMAESTPESYHRFMQQQLEDAKQYCAPPEPHLCLQTHILEPNEKSLFINLCRWQRVPAPKSPTDPIPLSAGPLEEVSDKAELYSLIDIAYNPTVLQREESQANMDHLIQLTFKYIEERYTLSLSHSYHIATFTLKGSLKRMKQSLKGGPLPDLTFKKNTRNELTLDQMLHNLREEKCNNATPLLNKDVAQSKVHLIEEIASLELPEEPITPAYELTIAKDTNRKPVKIELKVELPKVSSVSECELSISKDDVIVEVPKKYRLQLDLPELVDEEAATATFIKGKGVLLITMPVP; encoded by the exons ATGGCTGCTCCTTCTTGCCCCGAGGACATGCTGACCCAAGTGACCCAGTTCTGGAACATGCTGGATGAAATGGCAGAAAGCACTCCTGAGAGTTACCACAGATtcatgcagcagcagctggaggatGCAAAGCAATATTGTGCTCCCCCTGAACCACATCTTTGTCTACAGACCCACATCTTG GAGCCTAATGAAAAATCATTATTCATTAACCTCTGCAGGTGGCAAAGGGTCCCAGCTCCTAAGTCACCTACTGATCCAATACCTTTAAGTGCTGGCCCATTAGAAGAGGTGTCTGATAAAGCAG AGCTTTACTCCCTCATAGATATTGCATATAACCCAACTGTTCTTCAGAGAGAAGAGAGCCAAGCAAATATGGATCACTTGATCCAGCTGACATTTAAATACATTGAAGAGCGTTACACTCTCTCTCTGTCCCACTCTTACCACATTGCTACATTCACACTCAAAGGAAGCCTGAAAAGGATGAAACAGAGTCTGAAAGGAGGGCCCCTGCCAGATCTAACTTTCAAAAAGAACACAAGGAATG AATTGACCCTGGACCAGATGTTGCATAACCTGCGAGAGGAGAAATGCAATAATGCTACACCTCTACTGAACAAGGATGTTGCACAGTCTAAAGTGCATCTGATAGAAGAGATAGCCAGTTTGGAGCTGCCAGAGGAGCCAATCACACCAGCCTACGAACTGACCATTGCAAAGGATACAAACAGGAAACCTGTAAAGATTGAACTGAAAGTTGAATTGCCTAAAGTTAGCTCAGTTTCTGAATGTGAACTGAGCATTTCAAAG GACGATGTAATTGTTGAAGTCCCTAAGAAATACAGATTACAGCTGGATTTGCCAGAATTGGTTGATGAAGAAGCAGCTACAGCAACATTTATCAAAGGGAAAGGTGTATTGCTTATCACAATGCCAGTTCCTTAA
- the PIH1D2 gene encoding PIH1 domain-containing protein 2 isoform X2 — MKWQKALLRVTTDSCSSSWRMQSNIVLPLNHIFVYRPTSWWQRVPAPKSPTDPIPLSAGPLEEVSDKAELYSLIDIAYNPTVLQREESQANMDHLIQLTFKYIEERYTLSLSHSYHIATFTLKGSLKRMKQSLKGGPLPDLTFKKNTRNELTLDQMLHNLREEKCNNATPLLNKDVAQSKVHLIEEIASLELPEEPITPAYELTIAKDTNRKPVKIELKVELPKVSSVSECELSISKDDVIVEVPKKYRLQLDLPELVDEEAATATFIKGKGVLLITMPVP; from the exons ATGAAATGGCAGAAAGCACTCCTGAGAGTTACCACAGATtcatgcagcagcagctggaggatGCAAAGCAATATTGTGCTCCCCCTGAACCACATCTTTGTCTACAGACCCACATCTTG GTGGCAAAGGGTCCCAGCTCCTAAGTCACCTACTGATCCAATACCTTTAAGTGCTGGCCCATTAGAAGAGGTGTCTGATAAAGCAG AGCTTTACTCCCTCATAGATATTGCATATAACCCAACTGTTCTTCAGAGAGAAGAGAGCCAAGCAAATATGGATCACTTGATCCAGCTGACATTTAAATACATTGAAGAGCGTTACACTCTCTCTCTGTCCCACTCTTACCACATTGCTACATTCACACTCAAAGGAAGCCTGAAAAGGATGAAACAGAGTCTGAAAGGAGGGCCCCTGCCAGATCTAACTTTCAAAAAGAACACAAGGAATG AATTGACCCTGGACCAGATGTTGCATAACCTGCGAGAGGAGAAATGCAATAATGCTACACCTCTACTGAACAAGGATGTTGCACAGTCTAAAGTGCATCTGATAGAAGAGATAGCCAGTTTGGAGCTGCCAGAGGAGCCAATCACACCAGCCTACGAACTGACCATTGCAAAGGATACAAACAGGAAACCTGTAAAGATTGAACTGAAAGTTGAATTGCCTAAAGTTAGCTCAGTTTCTGAATGTGAACTGAGCATTTCAAAG GACGATGTAATTGTTGAAGTCCCTAAGAAATACAGATTACAGCTGGATTTGCCAGAATTGGTTGATGAAGAAGCAGCTACAGCAACATTTATCAAAGGGAAAGGTGTATTGCTTATCACAATGCCAGTTCCTTAA
- the NKAPD1 gene encoding uncharacterized protein NKAPD1: MSRVPLGKVLLRNVIRHTDAHNKIQEESEMWKIRELEKQTQETYRWKQGRISPNTSSSRMRSDGFDEESQRADWKSKNFVHVPDTIEDDLLRARTWNKKLYECEANLPDRWGHSGYKELYPEEFDTDSDQQEKDEQNAVNGKRKSHPGKQSVHESLKRKRPKKSQKKKQKKKSHKKRKKRKKEKVKASSGSSQESECSEEETSGTRKGKHKHKHKKKTKKMLAREPASSSGQESDSSNVSSSEDSESEEKKEKWSKKKRRKCLVSASERHSEIQEKQSKRKNWKVAADEKSEDSSDED; this comes from the exons ATGTCCCGGGTCCCTTTAGGAAAAGTTCTCTTACGAAATGTCATTCGTCACACTGATGCACACAACAAG ATTCAGGAAGAATCAGAAATGTGGAAAATAAGAGAGCTGGAGAAGCAGACTCAAGAGACTTACAGGTGGAAGCAAGGGAGAATATCGCCCAATACCTCTAG TAGTCGGATGCGCAGTGACGGTTTTGATGAGGAGAGCCAAAGGGCTGACTGGAAGTCGAAGAACTTTGTGCATGTTCCAGACACGATAGAAGATGACCTTCTGAGGGCCCGGACCTGGAATAAGAAGCTCTATGAATGTGAAGCCAATTTACCAGACAG ATGGGGTCACAGTGGCTATAAAGAGTTGTATCCAGAGGAATTTGATACTGACAG TGACCAGCAAGAGAAAGATGAACAAAATGCTGTCAATGGAAAGAGGAAATCTCACCCAGGAAAACAATCTGTACATGAGTCACTCAAACGGAAGAGGCCAAAGAAATCacagaaaaagaagcagaaaaagaaatcacacaaaaagcgaaagaaaaggaaaaaggaaaaggtGAAGGCATCCTCTGGTTCTTCCCAGGAGAGTGAGTGTTCAGAGGAGGAGACTTCAGGCACCAGGAAAGGGAAACACAAACACAAGCACAAGAAGAAGACCAAGAAAATGCTTGCAAGGGAACCTGCCTCTTCCTCTGGGCAGGAAAGTGACTCTTCCAATGTGAGTAGCTCCGAGGACAGCGAGTCtgaggagaaaaaggaaaagtggtctaagaaaaaaaggaggaaatgCCTTGTGTCTGCATCCGAGAGGCACAGCGAGATTCAGGAGAaacaaagcaagaggaagaacTGGAAAGTGGCAGCTGACGAGAAGTCTGAGGACAGCTCAGATGAGGACTGA